A region from the Alphaproteobacteria bacterium genome encodes:
- a CDS encoding valine--tRNA ligase, with the protein MLNKNYISQDVEQKWYPVWEKSGAFKCDPQSSKKPYTIMMPPPNVTGSLHIGHALTFTLQDILIRFYRMKGYDALWQPGTDHAGIATQMVVERELAKQQLSRRELGREKFLEKVWAWKEESGNQITHQLRRLGASPDWDRERFTMDEGLSLAVRKVFVDLFDQGLIYRDKRLINWDHKLMTAISDLEVENHEINGSFYYINYPVQGTKDRFITVATTRPETMFGDMAVAVHPDDDRYRDLIGKSVLLPLTDRLIPIIADLHSDPEKGTGAVKITPAHDFNDFEVGKRHKLEPLNIMDEHACLNENVPVDFRGLDRLVARPKVVEMLEAQGFMQKIEPHIYTVPHGDRSAAIIEPRLMDQWYVDAHTLAQPAIKAVEEGRIQFYPKHYENTYFEWLRNIQPWCISRQLWWGHRIPIWYGPNNTLFCAMDEEEAIAKAHKHFGKDVELRQDEDVLDTWFSSGLWPFSTLGWPNETPELKRYYATDVLDTGADIIFFWVARMIMMGLHFMKEVPFKHVYIHPLIRDEHGQKMSKTKGNVIDPLDIIEKFGADAMRFTLATLAAQGRDIKLSENRVEGNRNFVTKIWNAARFTEMNECRLDPDFDPKKATLSLSKWIISDIMDLAKSVEESLVAYKFNEASQSLYQFTWGTFCDWYLEFIKPIFFGEDEEAKKEIRAVTSWAFGQLLHMLHPFMPYVTEELWEKRFGSPDGLLIQSSWPDFTAFENIKDVQAQDEMQWAIRFISEIRTLRAEMNVPPSSFVPLCLKDVSKATNDRLQRHDVLLKRLARLSDISIIVDGQIPKGAVQSVLDEVTLFVPLADIIDFAKEKERLSREITKLNDTIVRLDEKLGNESFVAKAPADVVTQFKVQVEEAHLRRQKLEKALERLS; encoded by the coding sequence ATGTTAAATAAGAATTATATCTCTCAAGATGTTGAGCAAAAATGGTATCCTGTTTGGGAAAAATCTGGGGCATTTAAATGCGATCCTCAATCTTCTAAAAAGCCTTATACGATTATGATGCCACCGCCAAATGTGACGGGTTCGCTTCATATTGGTCACGCACTGACTTTTACATTACAGGATATTCTTATCCGTTTTTATCGGATGAAAGGATATGATGCGCTTTGGCAACCTGGGACGGATCATGCAGGTATCGCAACCCAAATGGTTGTTGAACGTGAACTTGCAAAACAACAATTATCACGTAGGGAATTGGGCCGTGAAAAATTCTTGGAAAAAGTTTGGGCTTGGAAAGAAGAATCTGGCAATCAAATTACACATCAATTAAGACGGTTAGGGGCAAGTCCTGATTGGGATCGTGAACGTTTCACGATGGATGAAGGATTGTCGCTTGCCGTGCGTAAAGTATTTGTTGATCTTTTTGATCAAGGTCTTATTTATCGGGATAAAAGACTAATCAATTGGGATCACAAATTGATGACGGCTATTTCTGATTTAGAGGTTGAAAATCATGAAATAAATGGTTCATTCTATTATATAAATTATCCTGTGCAAGGAACAAAAGACCGATTCATTACGGTTGCAACAACGCGTCCTGAAACAATGTTTGGGGATATGGCAGTAGCTGTTCATCCTGATGATGATCGTTATCGTGATTTAATCGGTAAAAGTGTTTTATTGCCGCTTACGGATCGTTTAATCCCCATTATTGCAGATCTGCATTCTGATCCAGAAAAAGGGACGGGGGCTGTTAAGATTACGCCTGCGCATGATTTTAACGATTTTGAAGTCGGGAAAAGACATAAATTAGAACCTTTAAACATCATGGATGAACATGCTTGTTTAAATGAAAACGTACCTGTTGATTTCCGTGGGCTTGATCGACTTGTGGCGCGTCCAAAAGTTGTTGAAATGCTGGAAGCGCAAGGCTTTATGCAAAAAATTGAGCCTCATATTTATACGGTGCCCCATGGCGATCGGTCTGCGGCAATCATTGAGCCTCGATTAATGGATCAATGGTATGTTGATGCGCATACTTTAGCGCAGCCTGCTATTAAGGCTGTTGAAGAGGGGCGCATTCAATTTTATCCTAAACATTACGAAAACACTTATTTTGAATGGTTGCGGAATATTCAGCCTTGGTGTATTTCCCGTCAATTATGGTGGGGTCACCGCATACCTATTTGGTATGGTCCAAATAATACATTGTTTTGTGCAATGGATGAAGAAGAAGCTATAGCTAAAGCACATAAACATTTCGGTAAGGATGTCGAGTTACGTCAAGATGAAGATGTTTTAGACACTTGGTTTTCGTCAGGTTTATGGCCTTTTTCAACTTTAGGATGGCCGAATGAGACACCTGAATTGAAACGCTATTATGCGACGGATGTATTGGATACGGGCGCCGATATTATTTTCTTTTGGGTGGCGCGGATGATTATGATGGGGCTTCATTTTATGAAAGAAGTGCCTTTCAAACATGTTTATATTCATCCATTGATTCGGGATGAGCATGGTCAAAAAATGTCCAAAACAAAGGGTAATGTTATTGATCCTTTGGATATTATTGAAAAATTCGGCGCTGATGCAATGCGTTTCACGTTGGCGACTTTAGCTGCCCAAGGACGTGACATTAAATTATCGGAAAATCGTGTTGAAGGTAATCGTAATTTTGTGACTAAAATTTGGAATGCAGCGCGTTTCACGGAAATGAATGAATGCCGTTTGGATCCTGATTTTGATCCAAAAAAAGCAACATTATCTCTGTCGAAATGGATTATTTCGGACATTATGGATCTTGCCAAAAGTGTTGAAGAATCGCTTGTGGCTTATAAATTCAATGAAGCGTCTCAAAGTTTATACCAATTCACTTGGGGCACTTTCTGCGATTGGTATTTGGAATTTATTAAACCAATTTTCTTTGGGGAAGATGAAGAGGCCAAAAAAGAAATACGTGCTGTAACGTCTTGGGCATTTGGCCAATTGTTACATATGTTGCATCCTTTTATGCCTTATGTCACAGAAGAATTATGGGAGAAACGTTTTGGTTCCCCTGATGGATTGCTGATTCAATCTTCATGGCCAGATTTTACAGCTTTTGAAAATATTAAAGATGTTCAAGCGCAAGATGAAATGCAATGGGCGATACGGTTTATATCAGAAATTCGTACATTGCGCGCTGAAATGAATGTGCCGCCATCGTCTTTCGTACCTTTATGCTTGAAAGATGTAAGCAAGGCAACAAATGATCGTTTACAACGTCATGATGTGCTATTGAAACGCTTGGCACGTTTATCTGATATTTCAATTATTGTTGATGGGCAAATTCCAAAAGGCGCTGTGCAAAGCGTATTAGATGAGGTCACTCTTTTTGTGCCATTAGCAGATATTATTGATTTTGCTAAAGAAAAAGAAAGATTGTCGCGCGAAATTACGAAATTAAATGATACGATCGTGCGTCTTGATGAAAAATTGGGTAATGAGAGTTTTGTTGCTAAAGCACCAGCCGACGTTGTTACACAGTTTAAAGTGCAAGTAGAAGAAGCGCATCTAAGACGGCAAAAATTAGAAAAGGCATTGGAACGATTAAGCTAG